A single genomic interval of Oxyura jamaicensis isolate SHBP4307 breed ruddy duck chromosome 26, BPBGC_Ojam_1.0, whole genome shotgun sequence harbors:
- the LOC118178363 gene encoding probable E3 ubiquitin-protein ligase makorin-1 isoform X1: MESGSQTALGALRARGGCLRPLCRNFVRGSCRRGRSCRFSHDRKSAPVCRYFQRGACGYGERCSYQHVQEEPVPARNRYSPVPNVAPGRQGWRGAWRTSVPAVPRETQAAFRHLGVEVEEEEDDKENIPVLNNPPGRAVWEEFIPSRARSAAALLPAGSHPRGLGLDPNSPDPSEAAVETATWAECSQVPAEQGAAATPVPAVAALRARSEAVVCGICMERVYEKALPEERLFGILPNCGHAFCVGCIRTWRRSRDFQSTVIKACPECRVTSSYYIPHKYWVSDASEKEQLIESFKARTGRIRCKFFIQNRGRCPFRSDCIYLHELPGGRPPQRGLQRPRMRAELNPSPSESSDEEDDFCLLDWAVTRALLEVDFLYSSYGHEMLFGDSSTSD, translated from the exons ATGGAGTCGGGCTCGCAGACGGCATTGGGGGCGTTAAgggcccgggggggctgccTGAGACCCCTGTGCAG GAATTTTGTCCGTGGATCCTGCCGGCGGGGCCGGAGCTGCCGCTTCTCCCACGACAGAAAGTCGGCCCCGGTGTGCCGCTACTTCCAGCGCGGGGCCTGCGGCTACGGCGAGCGCTGCAG CTACCAGCACGTCCAGGAGGAGCCGGTGCCAGCCAGGAACCGCTACAGCCCCGTGCCCAACGTGGCCCCCGGTCgccagggctggaggggagccTGGCGCACCTcagtccctgctgtccccagagagacGCAGGCGGCCTTCAGGCACCTGGGTGTggaggttgaggaggaagaggatgatAAAGAAAACATCCCGGTGCTGAACAACCCCCCGGGGCGAGCTGTCTGGGAGGAATTCATCCCCTCCAGAGCTCGGAGCGCTGCAG CTCTCCTGCCCGCAGGCTCCCACCCGCGAGGGCTGGGACTGGATCCAAACTCCCCTGACCCCAGCGAGGCAGCGGTGGAGACGGCGACGTGGGCCGAGTGCTCGCAG GTCCCCGCGGAGCAGGGCGCTGCGGCCACCCCGGTCCCTGCCGTGGCGGCGCTGAGGGCGCGCAGCGAGGCCGTGGTGTGCGGCATCTGCATGGAGCGGGTGTACGAGAAGGCGCTGCCGGAGGAGCGGCTCTTCGGGATCCTCCCGAACTGCGGCCACGCGTTCTGCGTGGGCTGCATCCGCACGTGGCGCCGCAGCCGGGACTTCCAGAGCACGGTCATCAA GGCTTGCCCAGAGTGCCGGGTCACCTCCAGCTACTACATCCCCCACAAGTACTGGGTCTCGGATGCGAGCGAGAAGGAGCAGCTCATCGAAAGCTTCAAGGCGCGGACGGG GAGGATCAGGTGCAAGTTCTTCATCCAGAACCGCGGCCGCTGCCCGTTCAGGTCGGACTGCATCTACCTGCACGAGCTGCCCGGCGGCCGGCCACCGCAGCGCGGTCTGCAGCGGCCGAGGATGAGAGCT gagctcaaCCCCTCTCCGTCGGAGAGCTCGGACGAGGAGGATGACTTCTGCCTGCTCGATTGGGCCGTCACCAGGGCCTTGCTGGAGGTGGACTTTCTGTACTCGAGCTACGGCCACGAGATGCTCTTCGGGGACTCCAGCACCTCGGACTGA
- the LOC118178363 gene encoding probable E3 ubiquitin-protein ligase makorin-2 isoform X2 — MESGSQTALGALRARGGCLRPLCRNFVRGSCRRGRSCRFSHDRKSAPVCRYFQRGACGYGERCSYQHVQEEPVPARNRYSPVPNVAPGRQGWRGAWRTSVPAVPRETQAAFRHLGVEVEEEEDDKENIPVLNNPPGRAVWEEFIPSRARSAAGSHPRGLGLDPNSPDPSEAAVETATWAECSQVPAEQGAAATPVPAVAALRARSEAVVCGICMERVYEKALPEERLFGILPNCGHAFCVGCIRTWRRSRDFQSTVIKACPECRVTSSYYIPHKYWVSDASEKEQLIESFKARTGRIRCKFFIQNRGRCPFRSDCIYLHELPGGRPPQRGLQRPRMRAELNPSPSESSDEEDDFCLLDWAVTRALLEVDFLYSSYGHEMLFGDSSTSD, encoded by the exons ATGGAGTCGGGCTCGCAGACGGCATTGGGGGCGTTAAgggcccgggggggctgccTGAGACCCCTGTGCAG GAATTTTGTCCGTGGATCCTGCCGGCGGGGCCGGAGCTGCCGCTTCTCCCACGACAGAAAGTCGGCCCCGGTGTGCCGCTACTTCCAGCGCGGGGCCTGCGGCTACGGCGAGCGCTGCAG CTACCAGCACGTCCAGGAGGAGCCGGTGCCAGCCAGGAACCGCTACAGCCCCGTGCCCAACGTGGCCCCCGGTCgccagggctggaggggagccTGGCGCACCTcagtccctgctgtccccagagagacGCAGGCGGCCTTCAGGCACCTGGGTGTggaggttgaggaggaagaggatgatAAAGAAAACATCCCGGTGCTGAACAACCCCCCGGGGCGAGCTGTCTGGGAGGAATTCATCCCCTCCAGAGCTCGGAGCGCTGCAG GCTCCCACCCGCGAGGGCTGGGACTGGATCCAAACTCCCCTGACCCCAGCGAGGCAGCGGTGGAGACGGCGACGTGGGCCGAGTGCTCGCAG GTCCCCGCGGAGCAGGGCGCTGCGGCCACCCCGGTCCCTGCCGTGGCGGCGCTGAGGGCGCGCAGCGAGGCCGTGGTGTGCGGCATCTGCATGGAGCGGGTGTACGAGAAGGCGCTGCCGGAGGAGCGGCTCTTCGGGATCCTCCCGAACTGCGGCCACGCGTTCTGCGTGGGCTGCATCCGCACGTGGCGCCGCAGCCGGGACTTCCAGAGCACGGTCATCAA GGCTTGCCCAGAGTGCCGGGTCACCTCCAGCTACTACATCCCCCACAAGTACTGGGTCTCGGATGCGAGCGAGAAGGAGCAGCTCATCGAAAGCTTCAAGGCGCGGACGGG GAGGATCAGGTGCAAGTTCTTCATCCAGAACCGCGGCCGCTGCCCGTTCAGGTCGGACTGCATCTACCTGCACGAGCTGCCCGGCGGCCGGCCACCGCAGCGCGGTCTGCAGCGGCCGAGGATGAGAGCT gagctcaaCCCCTCTCCGTCGGAGAGCTCGGACGAGGAGGATGACTTCTGCCTGCTCGATTGGGCCGTCACCAGGGCCTTGCTGGAGGTGGACTTTCTGTACTCGAGCTACGGCCACGAGATGCTCTTCGGGGACTCCAGCACCTCGGACTGA